One window of the Populus trichocarpa isolate Nisqually-1 chromosome 9, P.trichocarpa_v4.1, whole genome shotgun sequence genome contains the following:
- the LOC7475044 gene encoding mitogen-activated protein kinase 3 isoform X3 produces MVAVKKIANAFDNQMDAKRTLREIKLLRHLDHENVIGIRDVIPPPLRREFTDVYIAMELMDTDLHQIIRSNQGLSEEHCQYFLYQILRGLKYIHSANIIHRDLKPSNLLLNANCDLKICDFGLARPTSENEFMTEYVVTRWYRAPELLLNSSDYTAAIDVWSVGCIFMELMNRKPLFPGKDHVHQMRLLTELLGKPTESDLGFVRNEDARRYIQQLDSHPRRSLAELFPLVHPLAIDLIDKMLTFDPTKRITGTSKIHLLNMLIFLIIGSSLGGAFDLILHVFNLTWSSLSLMITNIIGGIYAPHVIVIR; encoded by the exons ATGGTGGCGGTGAAGAAGATAGCCAACGCTTTTGATAATCAAATGGACGCCAAGCGCACCCTTCGTGAGATTAAACTGCTTCGCCATTTGGATCACGAAAAC GTTATTGGTATCAGAGATGTCATTCCTCCACCTCTACGCAGAGAATTTACTGATGTCTACATTGCCATGGAACTTATGGACACTGATCTTCACCAAATTATTCGTTCCAACCAAGGTTTGTCAGAGGAGCATTGTCAG TACTTCTTGTATCAGATTCTTCGAGGACTGAAATATATACACTCTGCTAATATTATCCATAGAGATCTCAAACCCAGCAATTTACTGCTAAATGCAAATTGTGACTTGAAGATATGCGATTTTGGTCTAGCTCGGCCAACTTCGGAGAATGAGTTTATGACAGAGTATGTTGTCACCAGATGGTATCGTGCACCTGAGTTGTTGCTCAACTCCTCCGACTATACTGCTGCAATTGATGTGTGGTCTGTAGGTTGCATCTTTATGGAGCTTATGAATAGAAAACCTCTGTTTCCAGGCAAAGATCATGTCCATCAGATGCGCTTATTGACAGAG CTTCTTGGCAAACCCACTGAATCTGATCTTGGTTTTGTCCGGAATGAGGATGCGAGAAGATACATCCAGCAACTCGACTCGCATCCCCGTCGGTCATTAGCTGAGCTTTTCCCACTTGTTCACCCTCTGGCCATTGATCTTATAGATAAAATGTTGACATTCGATCCCACTAAAAGAATTACTG GTACAAGTAAAATCCACTTGctaaacatgttaatttttctcattattgGGAGTTCACTTGGTGGGGCATTTGACCTCATTTTGCATGTGTTTAACTTAACCTGGTCTTCCCTGAGCTTGATGATCACAAATATTATTGGAGGAATTTATGCTCCACATGTCATTGTCATTAGATAA
- the LOC7454890 gene encoding 60S ribosomal protein L6, giving the protein MAPRKTPQVSRNPDLVRGIGKYSRSQMYHKRGLWAIKAKNGGVFPKHAPKVKDAAPAEKPPKFYPADDVKKPLPNRRKPKPTKLRDSITPGTVLIILVGRFKGKRVVFLKQLPSGLLLVTGPFKINGVPLRRVNQSYVIGTSTKVDISGVNVEKFDDKYFGKKAEKKKKKGEGNFFEADKEGENALPQEKKDDQKAVDAPLIKSLECVPDLKAYLGARFSLKDGMKPHELVF; this is encoded by the exons ATGGCTCCCAGGAAGACACCACAGGTATCCAGAAACCCAGATCTGGTTCGAGGGATCGGTAAGTACTCGAGGTCACAGATGTACCACAAGAGAGGGCTGTGGGCTATCAAGGCCAAAAACGGCGGTGTTTTCCCTAAACACGCTCCTAAAGTTAAAGACGCTGCCCCTGCTGAGAAACCACCTAAGTTTTACCCGGCTGATGATGTCAAGAAGCCACTGCCTAACAGGCGCAAGCCTAAGCCCACCAAGCTCAG GGATAGTATTACTCCAGGGACTGTTTTGATCATTCTTGTTGGGAGGTTCAAGGGCAAGAGAGTTGTGTTCCTCAAGCAGCTTCCTTCAGGATTGCTTCTAGTCACTG GACCATTTAAGATCAATGGTGTTCCTCTTAGGAGAGTCAACCAATCTTATGTGATTGGAACTTCCACTAAGGTTGACATCTCTGGTGTTAATGTGGAGAAGTTTGATGATAAATATTTTGGCAAGAAGgctgagaagaagaagaaaaagggagaGGGCAACTTCTTTGAGGCAGATAAAGAG GGTGAGAATGCTCTCCCACAAGAGAAGAAGGATGACCAGAAGGCAGTGGATGCACCGCTCATTAAATCACTCGAGTGTGTTCCAGATTTGAAGGCATACTTGGGTGCAAGGTTTTCTCTCAAGGATGGAATGAAACCTCACGAGCTTGTGttctaa
- the LOC7454889 gene encoding 30S ribosomal protein 2, chloroplastic codes for MATISSLTTPLPTSTKLALSRNQSKPSFQILKPANPFNHFPKFTHLHKILNTKAPQRLFAVAEETAPAAAVDPSSEAARRLYVGNIPRTLTNEELTKIVEEHGAVEKAEVMYDKYSGRSRRFAFVTMKTAEDANAAIEKLNGTEIGGREIKVNITEKPLQSLDLPSLQSDESQFVDSPYKVYVGNLAKTVATDTLKNFFSKKGNVLSAKVSRVPGTSKSSGFGFVTFSSGEDVEVAISSFNNSLLEGQPIRVNKA; via the exons ATGGCAACAATCTCATCTCTTACAACACCACTACCCACGTCCACAAAACTTGCTCTTTCAAGAAACCAGTCAAAACCCTCTTTCCAAATCCTCAAACCAGCAAACCCTTTTAACCATTTCCCTAAATTCACACATTTACATAAAATTCTAAACACCAAAGCCCCCCAAAGGCTCTTTGCAGTAGCTGAAGAAACAGCACCGGCTGCTGCAGTAGACCCTTCTTCAGAGGCTGCTAGGAGGCTGTACGTTGGAAATATTCCCAGGACTCTGACTAATGAGGAGCTTACAAAGATTGTTGAAGAACATGGTGCTGTTGAAAAAGCCGAG GTTATGTATGATAAGTACTCGGGTAGGAGCCGTCGATTTGCATTTGTTACGATGAAAACTGCTGAGGATGCAAATGCGGCAATTGAGAAACTGAATGGCACT GAAATTGGAGGCCGTGAGATCAAAGTAAACATCACGGAGAAGCCTTTGCAGTCATTAGATCTGCCTTCTCTCCAATCAGACGAATCCCAATTTGTTGACAGCCCTTATAAGGTTTATGTGGGAAATCTTGCTAAAACAGTAGCAACAGATACACTCAAGAACTTTTTTTCTAAGAAGGGAAACGTTCTTAGTGCAAAGGTTTCACGAGTTCCAGGGACCTCAAAATCTAGTGGGTTTGGGTTTGTAACATTCTCTTCAGGGGAGGATGTAGAAGTTGCCATCTCATCTTTTAACAATTCT TTGTTGGAAGGGCAACCAATTCGTGTAAACAAGGCCTAG
- the LOC7454888 gene encoding cysteine desulfurase 1, chloroplastic, with product MDGMALKFPSFKFLNPNTSTIRSPPLLRKFSSSSSSLPVSASSTTLREAGPASNSVSLGQLTRPDFPILHQKINNGSNLVYLDNAATSQKPISVLKSLQDYYESYNSNVHRGIHYLSAKATEKYEQAREKIAAFINAEESREIVFTRNATEAINLVAYTWGFANLKSGDEVLLTIAEHHSAIVPWQFVAQKTGAVLKFVNLNEDEVPDVLQLKEMISRKTKLVVVHHISNTLASSLPIEDIVHWAHAVEAKVLVDACQSVPHMPVDVRDLDADFLVASSHKMCGPTGVGFLYGKSDILSTMPPFLGGGEMISDVFLDHSTYAEPPSRFEAGTPAIGEAIGLGAAIDYLQGIGMQKIHEYEMELANYLYENLSTVPNIRIYGPKPSKGVNRAALCSFNVKNIHPTDLATFLDQQHGVAIRSGHHCAQPLHRYLGINASARASLYFYNTKEDVDYFIHALNDTVSFFDSFK from the exons ATGGACGGTATGGCCTTAAAATTCCCTTCTTTCAAATTCCTAAACCCTAACACCTCCACCATTCGAAGCCCACCTCTTCTCCGCaaattctcctcctcctcttcctcacTTCCCGTATCAGCATCGAGTACTACTCTCAGAGAAGCGGGCCCGGCTTCCAACTCCGTTTCACTCGGTCAGTTAACCCGACCCGACTTCCCCATCCTCCACCAG AAGATAAATAACGGGTCAAATCTTGTTTACTTGGACAACGCAGCTACTTCACAGAAACCAATTTCAGTGTTAAAATCCCTGCAAGATTATTACGAATCTTACAATTCCAATGTTCATCGAGGAATTCATTACTTAAG TGCAAAGGCAACAGAAAAATATGAACAGGCGAGGGAGAAAATTGCAGCATTTATAAACGCAGAAGAATCTAGGGAGATTGTATTTACCAGAAATGCCACTGAAGCTATTAATTTGGTTGCTTATACTTGGGGGTTTGCAAATTTAAAATCAGGAGATGAG gTTTTATTGACCATCGCGGAACACCATAGTGCGATTGTTCCATGGCAATTTGTGGCTCAGAAGACCGGAGCTGTTTTGAAGTTTGTTAATTTAAATGAGGATGAAGTTCCGGATGTACTTCAGTTGAAAGAAATGATTTCTAGAAAGACAAAACTTGTTGTGGTGCACCATATATCAAATACACTCG CTTCTTCTCTTCCTATTGAAGACATAGTCCATTGGGCACATGCTGTTGAGGCAAAAGTTCTTGTAGATGCTTGTCAAAGTGTTCCGCACATGCCGGTCGATGTCCGGGACCTTGATGCTGATTTTCTTGTTGCCTCTTCACACAAG ATGTGTGGGCCTACAGGCGTTGGATTTTTATATGGTAAAAGTGACATCTTGTCTACCATGCCTCCATTTTTGG GTGGCGGAGAAATGATCTCTGATGTATTTTTGGATCATTCCACATATGCAGAACCTCCATCAAG ATTTGAGGCTGGAACACCAGCAATTGGAGAAGCAATTGGATTAGGAGCAGCAATCGATTATTTGCAAGGAATTGGCATGCAAAAGATCCATGAGTATGAG ATGGAGTTGGCTAATTATCTATATGAAAACCTCTCTACTGTTCCTAACATACGTATCTATGGCCCAAAACCTTCCAAAGGAGTCAATCGTGCTGCGCTTTGTTCTTTCAATGTGAAGAATATTCACCCCACGGATCTTGCAACTTTTCTTGACCAACAG CATGGAGTAGCTATCAGATCGGGTCACCACTGTGCTCAACCTCTCCATCGGTATTTAGGAATCAATGCAAGTGCACGTGCCAGCCTCTATTTTTACAACACTAAAGAGGATGTTGATTATTTCATCCACGCACTCAACGACACTGTTAGCTTCTTTGATTCTTTCAAGTAG
- the LOC7475043 gene encoding cytochrome P450 705A5 isoform X12: protein MIAIQYVLAIFVLWVITVFLQFIFKRPGKKPAGYCPPPSPPTLPLIGHLHLLTPVAYKGFHALNNKYGPLLYLRLATYPAVLVSSAPLATEIFKALDVHFTSRIKSPFEDNLLFGSSTSFFNAPYGDYWKFMKKICTTELLGTRQMKKLKNVRREEVVRFLSKMLEIGQKHEVANVSAEVLTLANNSTCRMIMSARCSGEDNQAEKCRGLVSESFDLAAKLALFSVFGPLKRIGIWYLRKKIADVPRRYDELFENVLVEHEEKAKREGPHMENKDLMDILLEVYHDKNAEIRITRKQMKTFFLDLFTGGTNTTSDAILWILAELVNHPAAFKKLREEIDSAVGTERLVDEEDIPNLPYFQACVKEAMRLNPPVPLFDRICGENCKLGGYDIPKGITMIMNAYSIMRDPKILENPNDFIPERFLTEQDNAKGQNLQVYVPFGGGRRMCPGTNMTSSLINCSVTAMVQCFDWKVLSGDGPDGSKVNMDSKSGVVKSHG, encoded by the exons ATGATCGCCATCCAATATGTCCTAGCCATCTTTGTACTATGGGTTATCACAGTCTTCCTTCAATTCATCTTCAAGAGGCCCGGCAAGAAACCTGCCGGTTATTGCCCCCCTCCAAGCCCACCCACACTTCCTTTGATCGGCCACCTCCATTTATTAACCCCAGTTGCATACAAAGGATTCCATGCTCTCAACAATAAATATGGCCCTCTCCTCTATCTCCGCTTGGCCACTTATCCTGCTGTTCTTGTCTCATCCGCTCCACTGGCCACAGAAATCTTCAAAGCACTAGATGTCCATTTTACCTCTAGAATAAAATCCCCTTTTGAGGATAATTTACTATTTGGAAGCTCAACAAGCTTTTTCAATGCCCCGTATGGGGATTACTGgaaattcatgaagaaaatttgTACCACAGAATTGTTGGGGACTAGACAGATGAAGAAGTTAAAGAATGTTAGACGCGAAGAAGTTGTGAGGTTTTTGAGTAAAATGTTGGAGATAGGTCAGAAACATGAGGTTGCAAATGTGAGTGCTGAGGTATTAACACTAGCAAACAATAGTACTTGCAGGATGATTATGAGTGCTAGGTGTTCAGGGGAAGATAATCAGGCTGAGAAGTGTAGAGGGCTGGTGAGTGAATCCTTTGATCTGGCTGCAAAGCTTGCTTTATTTAGCGTGTTTGGTCCCTTGAAAAGGATAG GTATATGGTacttaagaaagaaaattgccGACGTGCCCAGAAGGTATGATGAATTGTTTGAGAACGTCTTGGTAGAGCATGAGGAGAAAGCGAAGAGAGAAGGTCCTCACATGGAGAATAAAGACTTGATGGATATTCTTTTGGAAGTGTATCATGATAAAAATGCTGAAATAAGGATAACCAGGAAGCAAATGAAGACTTTCTTTCTG gATCTTTTCACAGGAGGTACCAATACTACATCAGATGCCATACTGTGGATCTTAGCAGAGCTTGTCAACCATCCTGCCGCGTTCAAGAAGCTGAGAGAGGAGATAGATTCAGCTGTTGGGACAGAGAGACTTGTGGATGAAGAAGATATCCCAAACCTGCCTTATTTTCAAGCATGTGTTAAGGAAGCAATGAGGCTAAATCCACCAGTGCCTTTATTTGATAGAATATGCGGTGAAAATTGCAAACTTGGAGGATATGATATACCCAAAGGAATCACAATGATAATGAACGCATACTCTATTATGAGGGATCCAAAGATATTGGAAAACCCCAACGATTTTATTCCAGAGAGGTTCTTGACTGAACAGGACAACGCCAAGGGGCAAAACTTACAGGTTTACGTCCCTTTTGGTGGAGGAAGGAGAATGTGCCCTGGGACCAACATGACCTCAAGTTTGATTAATTGTAGTGTTACAGCTATGGTTCAGTGTTTTGATTGGAAAGTTCTCAGTGGAGATGGACCAGATGGATCGAAGGTTAACATGGACTCTAAATCAGGCGTGGTAAAGAGCCATGGCTAA
- the LOC7475044 gene encoding mitogen-activated protein kinase 3 isoform X2 has product MANYAQGNGDFPAIPTHGGQFIQYNIFGNLFEITSKYRPPITPIGRGAYGIVCSVLNSETNEMVAVKKIANAFDNQMDAKRTLREIKLLRHLDHENVIGIRDVIPPPLRREFTDVYIAMELMDTDLHQIIRSNQGLSEEHCQYFLYQILRGLKYIHSANIIHRDLKPSNLLLNANCDLKICDFGLARPTSENEFMTEYVVTRWYRAPELLLNSSDYTAAIDVWSVGCIFMELMNRKPLFPGKDHVHQMRLLTELLGKPTESDLGFVRNEDARRYIQQLDSHPRRSLAELFPLVHPLAIDLIDKMLTFDPTKRITVEEALAHPYLARLHDIADEPVCLEPFSFEFEQQPLAEEQMKDMIYEEALALNPEYAC; this is encoded by the exons ATGGCGAATTATGCACAGGGAAATGGTGACTTCCCCGCGATTCCGACTCACGGCGGCCAATTCATTCAATACAATATTTTCGGTAATCTTTTTGAAATCACGTCGAAATATCGACCTCCGATCACTCCGATTGGTCGTGGTGCCTACGGCATCGTCTG CTCTGTGTTGAATTCGGAGACGAACGAGATGGTGGCGGTGAAGAAGATAGCCAACGCTTTTGATAATCAAATGGACGCCAAGCGCACCCTTCGTGAGATTAAACTGCTTCGCCATTTGGATCACGAAAAC GTTATTGGTATCAGAGATGTCATTCCTCCACCTCTACGCAGAGAATTTACTGATGTCTACATTGCCATGGAACTTATGGACACTGATCTTCACCAAATTATTCGTTCCAACCAAGGTTTGTCAGAGGAGCATTGTCAG TACTTCTTGTATCAGATTCTTCGAGGACTGAAATATATACACTCTGCTAATATTATCCATAGAGATCTCAAACCCAGCAATTTACTGCTAAATGCAAATTGTGACTTGAAGATATGCGATTTTGGTCTAGCTCGGCCAACTTCGGAGAATGAGTTTATGACAGAGTATGTTGTCACCAGATGGTATCGTGCACCTGAGTTGTTGCTCAACTCCTCCGACTATACTGCTGCAATTGATGTGTGGTCTGTAGGTTGCATCTTTATGGAGCTTATGAATAGAAAACCTCTGTTTCCAGGCAAAGATCATGTCCATCAGATGCGCTTATTGACAGAG CTTCTTGGCAAACCCACTGAATCTGATCTTGGTTTTGTCCGGAATGAGGATGCGAGAAGATACATCCAGCAACTCGACTCGCATCCCCGTCGGTCATTAGCTGAGCTTTTCCCACTTGTTCACCCTCTGGCCATTGATCTTATAGATAAAATGTTGACATTCGATCCCACTAAAAGAATTACTG TTGAAGAAGCATTGGCTCATCCATACCTTGCAAGATTACATGACATAGCAGATGAACCAGTCTGCTTAGAGCCTTTCTCCTTTGAATTTGAGCAACAACCCTTGGCAGAAGAGCAAATGAAGGATATGATCTATGAGGAGGCTTTAGCACTTAATCCAGAATATGCATGCTAG
- the LOC7475044 gene encoding mitogen-activated protein kinase 3 isoform X1 translates to MANYAQGNGDFPAIPTHGGQFIQYNIFGNLFEITSKYRPPITPIGRGAYGIVCSVLNSETNEMVAVKKIANAFDNQMDAKRTLREIKLLRHLDHENVIGIRDVIPPPLRREFTDVYIAMELMDTDLHQIIRSNQGLSEEHCQYFLYQILRGLKYIHSANIIHRDLKPSNLLLNANCDLKICDFGLARPTSENEFMTEYVVTRWYRAPELLLNSSDYTAAIDVWSVGCIFMELMNRKPLFPGKDHVHQMRLLTELLGKPTESDLGFVRNEDARRYIQQLDSHPRRSLAELFPLVHPLAIDLIDKMLTFDPTKRITGTSKIHLLNMLIFLIIGSSLGGAFDLILHVFNLTWSSLSLMITNIIGGIYAPHVIVIR, encoded by the exons ATGGCGAATTATGCACAGGGAAATGGTGACTTCCCCGCGATTCCGACTCACGGCGGCCAATTCATTCAATACAATATTTTCGGTAATCTTTTTGAAATCACGTCGAAATATCGACCTCCGATCACTCCGATTGGTCGTGGTGCCTACGGCATCGTCTG CTCTGTGTTGAATTCGGAGACGAACGAGATGGTGGCGGTGAAGAAGATAGCCAACGCTTTTGATAATCAAATGGACGCCAAGCGCACCCTTCGTGAGATTAAACTGCTTCGCCATTTGGATCACGAAAAC GTTATTGGTATCAGAGATGTCATTCCTCCACCTCTACGCAGAGAATTTACTGATGTCTACATTGCCATGGAACTTATGGACACTGATCTTCACCAAATTATTCGTTCCAACCAAGGTTTGTCAGAGGAGCATTGTCAG TACTTCTTGTATCAGATTCTTCGAGGACTGAAATATATACACTCTGCTAATATTATCCATAGAGATCTCAAACCCAGCAATTTACTGCTAAATGCAAATTGTGACTTGAAGATATGCGATTTTGGTCTAGCTCGGCCAACTTCGGAGAATGAGTTTATGACAGAGTATGTTGTCACCAGATGGTATCGTGCACCTGAGTTGTTGCTCAACTCCTCCGACTATACTGCTGCAATTGATGTGTGGTCTGTAGGTTGCATCTTTATGGAGCTTATGAATAGAAAACCTCTGTTTCCAGGCAAAGATCATGTCCATCAGATGCGCTTATTGACAGAG CTTCTTGGCAAACCCACTGAATCTGATCTTGGTTTTGTCCGGAATGAGGATGCGAGAAGATACATCCAGCAACTCGACTCGCATCCCCGTCGGTCATTAGCTGAGCTTTTCCCACTTGTTCACCCTCTGGCCATTGATCTTATAGATAAAATGTTGACATTCGATCCCACTAAAAGAATTACTG GTACAAGTAAAATCCACTTGctaaacatgttaatttttctcattattgGGAGTTCACTTGGTGGGGCATTTGACCTCATTTTGCATGTGTTTAACTTAACCTGGTCTTCCCTGAGCTTGATGATCACAAATATTATTGGAGGAATTTATGCTCCACATGTCATTGTCATTAGATAA